Within Cucumis melo cultivar AY chromosome 4, USDA_Cmelo_AY_1.0, whole genome shotgun sequence, the genomic segment ATTCAATTAATTGtgtaataataaattaatatcaCAAAAACTAACAAATTAACTTACAGGACAAACACAAGCACAAATCCCTATTCAACGGGAAGATGTCTTCTTCGGTGGACTGGACCATCATTTTGGTGGGTTTTATTTTCTTCCCACAATTCACACGATGTCCAAGAGTAATTCTATTCAAATTTCGCATACCCTTTTGTCCTGTTTGAGTTTAACAGCAGGTTGGCCATTGCCCTGTCAATGTCAAGGGGTTAAATTTCAGCAAATATATTTAAGAATTGGCTGAAAATATTGAAGTTAATGGCATGAAAATTTCAAAGAGAGGTCTTGGCTCTTGGTTTTAAGGGATTGATGTGGGTGCCTGCGTCACCTCCAATCATTGTTTAATCAGCGCGTAAATACCACTAAAAGAAATGGCGTCATTAGATACTAATCTTCCATCATAGAGAAGAAGTCGCAATTATAAAGCAAAAAGTTTTGTTGGTTTATGCAAACCTTCAACTGCGCATAAGTTGATGCAGAAAAGGCCAAGACCAGAATTTTAAACAATATCATGACCATCCCTAAATGTAAGCAAGCTTTTGTTAGGTTCCTAATAATTTCTTTCAATTATGCAACCAGTTGCATCATCAATAGGCCAAAACTCTCCACCAGTGTCCATCTTTTCAACCTCTCCCTTTCAGATTTCGGGTCTAGTAAATTCACCCACTATTAAAAGGCATTACTAGAAAAGAAGCAAGAAAGAAGCAAGAAAGTCCTTGAAAAGCATATTACAACCAGAAACTGATAAACAATCTCTATGATCCCGGTTAGCACCTCATCTAATAGGTGTGAAAGACAAGGAAAAAGTAGGTGTTGAAAGTGAGAATAAACAGTCTGCTAAGTTGTAAATAAAATGTAAGTGCTTATAGGAAAGAATGTGAGAAATCAATACAGTGCACAAATAAATTCGTACTAGAGTTCATCGGAGGGCAACTGTTTCGCCATTCTATAAAGAAAACGAGCAAGGGGCTTTCTGGCATTTGTTATTGCTGCATTGACTTCATCCCCATTTTCTTCAATTGCTGCCTTGCGTTCTTCAACCATATGTACTTTTCGAACTAGTCTTCGCAGCTCCTATTGATGATTGTCATTAAGTCAGAATTGCATGGGAATAGAACACTAAACTAGCTAATAAAATCTTTAAAGTCGTAACCATTCCTAAGACCCTTATCCTATGTTTTCTTGGCTTGTTGATAGTAAACAAAGCAAGCCTAATTAGAACATTTTCAGCTAGAAGCCTAGAGGTGCAATGATCTAAAATAACTTTTTGATTCCACTTCTATGTTATTTTttaacatgttttttttttttttttttgttttggcaATCACTTGGCGTCGATTTTCGTTATATTTCATAGATATAGCTTATCTACACTTATAGCCCAATGGAAGTATTCTTTTGGTACTTTCCTTGGGAAAGGTGGTTTCAACTTTCACCTTTATTTGTCGTTTCATCACATGAATGAAATGTTTcttataaagaaaataataagaatttAAGTGGCATGAACCAAATGAGTTAATAACTTCTTAATGTGGCAGGAAGGGGTACAAGAaaaatgggtagtgaaaaagaATGATGCCGCAAGTGAAGTACCTGACGGTCAAATTCAACAGTTTGCGAATAAATTTCCTTCGTAATGATATTGTCCTTACTGATTAACCCGTCAAACCACCTTGTAGCAATGTCTACATGCGGACCCTAGTTAAGATagggagaaaagaaaaaacaaaatgaatTTATAAAACTAAAAGAAACAACACGGTATAAAATGGCATTTATGAACCCCTTCAATTCATGTTCCACTATAtcaaatcaaatttgaatttaacaaaGCAACAGTTGTTATACTCTCTGGCCCTCATTTTCTAATTGAggtttttcattttatttgttCCACGCTACAGTATAATTTTCACAATTGGTCAGCATACGGAGGGGtaatattaaaagaaaacaaaatacctcctcctcctcctcctcctcctcctcatGTACAGATTTTGAAACTTCATCATCTACTGAAGCACATAATCTCTGTAGTATCTTATGGTCACCGGCTTTTGTGGCCTGTATTAAAATGTCGAGTAATTCAGTGTCAGGTTGAGCATCCCTCAGCAGTTTTCCTATGCAAATTAAATCGACTTGTCAGCGCCACACAAtacaaatatttagaaaaataaagttTCCACTTCCATAGCAAAACAGATGATTTTCTATTTTGGTTGGATCTTTTATGACCAAGGTTATGTGTAAATCGCTTCAGGAATTAGAACACTCATACAATCAGGAACCTAAGGTGTAATCTGAAACCAGTGAAAATTCAATGGTAAACTCAGTTCAAATTGTTGCATTTTAGCGTTTTGCCCAGTTCGTCTGTGATTAGCCAACAAAAGATCATCTGCTGCTGAGGCCTTTACAACGGCAAAtcctattatcatttttcattAAGTGAGCTTAATAAAAGCAATCAACTAGATTGAGCCTGTAGATTCCTAGAATTAATATCATCAACTAGTTGAGTAGTCACCGAAATGCAGTTTAGTGGGATATGTGGCAAACCTAGAAACAAAGCTGATCTCAATACTCTAACTAGTTATGATCAATTCGAGGCCCAGACCATTTAAGCCATTCTATTCTCTGTTTGACAGATTGAAATCTTCCATCTTAGATTTATAAAGAGTATTTTTAAGATCTCTTGCCTCACATATTACAGGATCACGCGCTGACAAACGTTCAAGGACCCAAAAAAAccgaaaattttcatattttttcatCGATTGATCTTGATAAAGCATCATGTCGAGGTTCTTCAGGTTTCATTTTTGTATGATGAAATATCAATTGGGGCTCTAACTACTAACACCAACTGCCCAAATACAAATTTCACAACAGAATGAAACATCAAATATCAGCTTACCAATGTAATTGAACTGCCTTCGCCTTCCTTCCCTTACATCATTCCCAAGCCTCTGCGGCAAAAAATCAAACACCTTAGCTACATAAACAATTCACGCATTGCCAAATTACAAAAGGATACGAAAAACTACAAAATTAAATCACTAGTAAGGAGCACCTTCACAAGCATTATTGCGTCGAAGACATCTTTCTCGAGGGACGTCACACTATCACCCCAAACAAGTAATAGAAATCTCACGTTAGTGCTGGAAACTCAAACTCCTTAAACCCTTTCCCGAAGAGTATCAGTGATAAACATTACACAAGAATTAGGCAGGGTCGGATAATGTTGTGAGAATATATAAAATACCTAAGGATGCGTTTAATTTGAGAAGTGGAGAAGGTCGCGAGATCCATGCCCCATTGGACAGCTCGTCGAGCTTCCCGTTTAAGCTGGTTGCGGCTCTTTCTAACATCCGAATCATCATCATTAATGCTCTCATCTTCTTGGGATTTGGCTAGTGCTGGAGCTTTGGATAATCTGAGTCCTTTTGATTCATATTGGACTTCGCGTCGAGCAGAATGGACGGTAGCTAAAGATAGTCGACGAGAGTATATTCTTTTTGCCACCCACGGTGGAGACAAGGAGAGAAAATGATGTACGGCGCAACCGCAACAATGTTTTTGCAACATCGGCGGCCATTGCCGGAGAGCTCGAACCATATGACTCATGGTTGATTTCCATCGGTTCACGTCGGAGTACCGGCACCATAAATTGACGAAGTCCGGTTCGGCCCAGATCCATCGGTTCGGCCCATCAACACACTTGCTTCAACTCACTCTCTTTACTTGTCATAATTCTCACTTCGTATATATCAAATATGAATATCAGATATGTAaagtttcattctttttttcttgttttttttttttcttttatcttttaagtTTTCTAGGAACTAAATGAAAAAGTAATCAGAGCGAAAGCAAGAGCTTGAAGACGAGAATCAAATATCGAGAGTCCCACGTGTGTTTTGCACCTACAAGATTTTATTACAATAGTTTCATAATGTGATGCATACAAACAAAAGACCAACAAACTTGTTTTCCtataaaaagatattttctCGTAAGGACCTTGGAAAATGAATTATCCAAAATTGTTTCTTTCTAGttgatatatattttacatttaGTGTCATTTTGTTATTAATATCACAGTTAACAACCTCCCATTTATtaaaaagatattaaaaaaaaaaaacaaaaacttgtaTGCATCTCATAATAAGTGGATCCCCATATATTTGACATTATAGAAATGCACTAAACAATTTCCTAGCTTCATTCATTATAAAATTCAAtaattgtactaaaaaaaagaCCGTCAATAGGAACCAAAcaaaatgcttttttttttttttttaaataaacaattTGCATTATATTAGTGTGCTTtggaattttatttatattttcatgAGAGGGAGAAAAAAGGTTGAAAACTATTATAAGAGGGTTCATATTTTCTTGAAGATGGAGTTGAATAAGTCAAACAAAACCTAAAGTATTTAAGGTGAAATTATGTTCACATATATCCccttttttatttgagaataatatatatactattcaattttttttttcttttgttggaatCTTATAACCATATCATAGCTAAACTAAACTAAAGTTAGTTGtattatatatttggtataagTGAATTACTTGCTTACAAAAATTCATGAGATAGTCTAAACAAGTTTAGAGAAAGTTTTGATGGATCCTTGGGCTAAGCTTAGTAGGAGCTTATACAAGAGTCTAATAGAGGAGCTCATATGAATTTAAAAGAGGAGCTCATAAACTAGGAGAGAGCTTAAGAGAAATTTAATGGAGCCTGAGAGATGAGTTTAGGAGCCTATAAGATAGCTTAAAAGCACTCATGGGGAGAACTTAGGTCGCTCAGTGGAGTTTATGAGGTAGACCCAAAAGTAGCTTAGTGGAGCTTATGAGGTAGGATTAAGAAGAGCTCAAATGAGCCTAGGTGAGAGCTTAAGAGGAGAGCCTATGGGAAAGAACTTAATGAGCTCATTGGGACTCATAAGGTAAGCTCAAGAGGAGCCAAAGAGAGAGCTTAAGAGTACTCACGAAGGAGAGCTTAGATAACTCGATGGAACTTACGATATAGGCTAAAAAGGATCTAAAAAGAGCCTAGGAGAGAGGTTAAGATGAACACTTATGGAGGAGAGCTTTAAGAGTTCAGTGAGACCCATGAGATAAGCTCAAGAGAAATGATCTCATAAGACCCTAAGAGAGACCTAGGAGAAAGCTTAAGAGCATCCATGAGGGAGAACTTACACAGCTTCAGAGGACCAATAAGGTAAACTCAAGAGGAGCGTAGGAGACAGCTTAAGAACGCCCATGGGGAGAGCTTAGGTAGCTTAGTGGGTAAGCTTGGTAGGGTCCATGAGATAGGCTTGGTAGGAGCTTAAATAAGTTTATAAGAGAACACAAGAGGAGCACCTATAGAGAGAGCTTAAAAAGCTCAATGGGACTGATGAGGTATGCTCAAAATGAGTAAACTCATATGTAACCTAGGAGAAAGCTCAACAAAGCTTAGAAGAAAGCTCATTGCAATATAAAACAAAGTCTCTTAAGAGGCAATAGGAGGATGACCCATACATGAGAGTCTAACCTTCTAAGAGAAGCTCACAGAAGAAGAATGACCCACAAGGTCAAGCCTAGCCTTCTAAAAGAGCTCGCAAGAGGTAGATGATCCACAAGAGAGAGTACATTTTGGTCAGTGCCAAAGAGAGCTTAGAGGACCCACAGAGGAAGACTTCTTAGTGATTATATGTGAAGTTGTTCAAATTTTAAACGAATGAGTGCCATGAAGGAATCGTTGAGAGCATTCATGGACATGTTATAACGATAGTGTAACTGCCGATACATTATCAAGTTCTAGAAATTTAGGGTGATTATGAGCTCATGCGTTAATTACAAATCACCATactatatatcaaaagttaaggcCATTGGTTGAAAGTATGCTTAAATATGCTTGAATACTCTACTATTTTCTAGATACTCATAAATACAAAACTAACTTGAGTGTTAGAGTGTGTATGGCTACGTCGTACCCATactgaagggatgaaagccctCACACAACGGAAGTTTATAGAGTTATtcccaattttaattgaaacctTAAAATACCAATATATTGGTAAAAATGTACATAAACAAATTTCTATTATGGTTTAGCATGCTATCAAGAAATAAATTACAAAGAATGAAAAACAGGAAACTTACTATTGTGGACGACTTTGGATCTACAAACCACCAAATTTGGGACACCACCACTCATAAACCTTCCTATTCTTTAGGTTGAGATTTGGTTCGTGGGAATCAAATTGAAATGAGAGAAATTTTGTTTGGAGAGACTATTCTGAGACAATTCCACTACGCATCACATAACTGTTCTATTCTCACGTATCGTACCAGTACCTCCAAAGGGAAGTTGGAGAGAAAAACGGGGAACGTGGGTCACGTTCTCtattaatttaacaaattaaattaatattaatattaatattaattaattaaatcatatttaattaatatttcatttaaatcatatttaattaatatttcatttaaatcatatttaaatgaatatctctcacataacctataggtttaatttaattaaatcaaatttaattaaataaaattaaactaaactattaattacttctctaattaattaattgctaagttaaatatcatatatttaatttaatcatatcatatacacattaaatttttacatatagttttaacatgaatctaattcacattaaattaatatttgaactcattcaaatattttattgtctcataaattaattttggatcATATCCTAAATTACATTTATGtcataaagtttaattaaaatataaactttatattataatgtattatcatacattatattaattctcaaagtaaatttgaacatttcaaattacaaccaatacaattaaatctcattaTCCTTTACGAACTactaatagacctatagatcataaGCTACAACAacatgagattaattagctaaactcattgaccacattaatcaatatttgttaactatgtacactccactaactactcacagctgaactattctcactatagatatatttctatgttcacggatatagaccaatataaataagttagttattcacaagtgttcgtaacaccagttaggtcaaattatcgttttaccctgGATTACTTCTAGCccttaaataccaatgctcctttaatgaacaacttgtttatggtccaatcACTAAACAAAAATCTCTCTCGTGTCATAAAGAAGGTAGGACCATTTGTTCAAGTCTCATGACAcaatttaagggaacacttatctacttatccTAAAGTCGGGAATGAGTAAATTCCATCTTATGTGATTATATTTCCaactccccactcggtctttgtaacgacccaactttttatactaagctgaggtcgttactaaaacggaacaatgacaagagacacttttttttgaaacgagggaagaataaattttcattaaaaatggaatattaaaacactgaaacataaacgcggaagcaaaactgagtccccatatggcatgtcacggatccttctctgtcgctcgccagctttcctctacctttaccttcgcctgaaatgttaaacatagaaagagtgagtatacatatactcagtaagggacctactactagtcccgctaggtgtctgttaacttcccattagagtcctgaaaatggtacccaatctctggcacgttcccgaacacgtgcaacatgcgctcccgtaggaacgaaaatctggtcttcggtgtcccgagagagcacctaggacatgctggtctgtagtgaacccgggggtaacactaagacaatcgggatgcgaggaccccgtcgaatcactcgaatcatatctatatccatgctagactggcgtcccgtcggaccacacagtcctaaataggtggtgatcccgaaggacacccatgcaggtacgactctaatagacaaagttaacagaacaccctatccatagcatgtagcataacataacatcataacatggcatgagtattaatcttaacgtccttaatcatgtgattaatatatcatgcattatcaacagtcatcaacaacatactaccggtcattaacataacatcagtcatcatcatcaatcatcaacataataatctcagtcatcatcatcaacatcaactatcatcataatctcggtataatcattatcatcaaattatgcattttagctaccatcaatgcataatcataattacatgcggtctcttgaattcagttcgaaggtctagtaggagaatctcttacctggagattttagccaaacaaaggtagtttctagttgacagtaaaaattctccaattaacttgatcctaatcataaaaggaaaacttagtatcttaattaatgaaattagcaattggctaacatccaaaaattctcccaaattaattaactttctaaaaaaaaggggttgaaaccaattcaaccttgattgggaaaaatccaagatttaaatcttaaaaagtttagccaattgaacctttaaagaaacctcaaatagatccaaaattaaattaataaaatattaatttaattttatttgcttaccaaggttactcaaatggaggttgaaaaatcctcttatccttatgaaaaattcatcactttaaatcctcaagcttccaaagagaccaatcttaacttcaactgaggcggcgacagcagagggttatcttagagaagaagatgaagaacctttttctttttcctttattttccaacttaagcattccaatctatttatagacccaaataataacaataataataataataattatttccttttccttttccttttaggatatatataataacaataatatttattattattattttcttttccttttccttttaggatatatatataataccaaaaaatatacatatatctttattcccattatctttcctaaatcaatgccttaatcttaggcatttataactattagtaataataataatacttctttattattattatttttctctcaccaaaatctacaataaatatatatttatttaaaccattattctctcttgcaaataaatatatatcttttttgtccaatcaaatcaaccatctctctccttatggattatcttcttttccaaacaaatataattatattccatcatataattaacttcacttttccatattattaattaaatatatatatccatatatatatactcaattaattacaattccacaaaaactaacttttccctccaaaatctcaaattaacttaagtcctcaattaatttaatcaatcaaatcttttccaataaatcacttataacttccacaacatgaattgtcttaaaccaaccataacaacttcactccataatcaagatttatctttctgcagaataattaattatcatccacaataattaattattatttacctttcttccaaaataattaattatcttctacaataattaattattatttatctttctccaaaataattaattatcttccacaaaaaaaaaattaattattatttattttctccaaaataattaattatcttccacaataattaattattgtttatctttctccaaagtaattatccttttacaaataattaattattgtttatctttctccaaagtaattatccttttacaaataattaattattgtttatctttctccaaagtaattaattatccttttacaaataattatattttcccaaaatataattattttactttttctcctttaataaatatcctttctccaaaacacaactattttttccttaaataattatatttcaacaaatataattatcgtttcctttaacataataattatatatatatttccacatatacatataattattcaatctccaacaaactttccatcccacaatttaattaaataacatccataattatttaattaaattcaacttcaacaacactaaaaatccacaactttacttaattctcttaacctaccatttaaacaaaaacttaacaaacaccacgtgccaaaacctctaattaattaaatattcatccaagaaatatttaattaatttcgattcccacctaaaacaaataattctcattaaatggattcaaaataacgcccaataaattatcttaatttttggggcgttacagtcttgtcctcaaaatgataagtatattgagtcgacaatctggCTATTCTCACTTGTACAAATCAAAAGACAATCTCTCGCAAATAGGatttcataatacactcaggattaagactaagttacttaTGTTATCTTAATGAAAttgaaacctaactagttaatggagttacatttagtggttactattttgcaatccggtcttatgcaaactcattgcataggataccctcactcgcatgtcacctacacgaacTCGTTGGATTATTgcatttatataaaatacaaaatGAGTCGTATGCatagtgttaccaagataaggtacccaaccttatccttatactataaaccctttaagctgatctcgAATACTGATctttgtatgtctctacattctgtttaaaataattgaaattataGTAATAACACTTTACTAATAACGgtcaatgaattatatttactatctacgagttttaggacataaaaccccaTGCATACTTGCCCTCATTTGTCTTGCAGTCACTCAGACAAGTCTCTcccataaaacaaaattttacgGTTTATCAATTTTTCTGGCATCAACCACATTTATTTTGaaagtaaaatattttaattctcaTCCTTAGCctaaaatagataaataaaaacgTATAAATCAACCTAGAATAATTTTACATCTTGTAACTTAGTTTTTTCTTTGGGACATTTTTAAATGcggtaaaataaaataaaatatttacaacatataataaaaattttctATAGGTTAGAATTTTGCTATAGTTTTTTGGCATcaagattctatcaatgatggaattgttattaatatttatcaatATGATTGATAGAAGTACATCAGTGTATACCAATGTATATCATcgatagaatataaaattttgctatatgttataaatattacgttaaatttataagttttgacaatttccctttctctttttttcattttggaaTATTTAACTTTCGATACCAATTTAACAATATGGGGTAAGacaatattataaatataaatatatatatatatatatatatatatatatatatatttatttatttatatatatattctttttggAGTGAATACTTTTTAGCCGTGACTGttttatttagattttttaCTAGAAATAAACACTTTAATATACTAATAAGCAAAATATTACACCAAAACGATAATCATCTTTATGATGGAGGGTAAAAAATACAATATTCTTTTATTGCTTGTCCTGAAAGAAAGATTCGATAAGCCTAggaattataattaaaataatatttcatttaGTGCATAGTAACATCTTAATATTTATCAATATCTTTGTATTTTTATAAATTCCAATAAATAATAGTGGTACGTACGATTTAAAATACGAAATTCCAAAATAACCATCGATCAAAACGAAACATCACAATTAGTTTTTAGGGGGAAGGTTAATCTCCCGCCAAAAGCTGGGCGTTTTGGTCATTCGGAAAtttgaagataattaataaaacGGCGACGATGGCCTACAGTTTTTCACGGTCGCTAATTTAATCGTTTCGGTAGAATTGTTGTTTCAGTTGAACTTGACGGTGGTTCTTCAGAGCGATCGCCGGCGATAAACCTAATAGCTCCGTTATTCAGCTGCTACAACCATGTCCTCTGACACTGTACCTCCTCTCAATTACCTGCTCAACCACTTTTCCCTCCCCGTTAAAGTAAAATTTAGAATTCTTCTCTTCCTCGA encodes:
- the LOC103503870 gene encoding uncharacterized protein LOC103503870; translated protein: MSHMVRALRQWPPMLQKHCCGCAVHHFLSLSPPWVAKRIYSRRLSLATVHSARREVQYESKGLRLSKAPALAKSQEDESINDDDSDVRKSRNQLKREARRAVQWGMDLATFSTSQIKRILSVTSLEKDVFDAIMLVKRLGNDVREGRRRQFNYIGKLLRDAQPDTELLDILIQATKAGDHKILQRLCASVDDEVSKSVHEEEEEEEEEGPHVDIATRWFDGLISKDNIITKEIYSQTVEFDRQELRRLVRKVHMVEERKAAIEENGDEVNAAITNARKPLARFLYRMAKQLPSDEL